From Gossypium raimondii isolate GPD5lz chromosome 11, ASM2569854v1, whole genome shotgun sequence:
atgggGCCCGTCAATATCAAGGTGACTTAAACCTGTGTTCCATGGGAATCACCTAAACCTGTGTCCGCAAGCAAGAATTGTATAGTTTAATTGAACTTCGAACGATATAACCAATGGTACTAGAAACAAAAAAGTTCCATGATATTAACTGTCTTTGgtcaccaaaaaagaaaaacatctCTCATGGATTTCTCTGCTGTTTCTTCTGCTCTCAAAACAATTGACAAGCTAACACGAGAAGTCACATCCTTGTGGGGAGTCGATGAACAAGTTGAGGGCTTGGAAAGTGAGTTGAGATGGATGCAAAGCTTCCTGAAGGTGGCAGATGCAAGAAAAGTTGACAATGAGCTGATACGTACCTGTGTTGTTGAGATCAGAGAATTGGCCTACGATGCTGAAGATGTGATCGAGACGTTTTCCCTCAAAGTTGTGTCCAAAAGGAAAGGTGAATTTTCAAATTGCATCAAAAGATCCGCTTGTTTCCTCAAGGAGGGATGCCTGCTCCACAAAATCAAGTCAGAGATAGAAAAAATCACAGCCAGAATCAAAGAATTGACTAGACAATTGAAGACGTACGATGTATCAAAGTTAGGGGTTGATGGAGAAGAACCAAGTTCTTCAACTGAAAGGCGGGAGGCAAGGCGGCCTTATCCTCATGTTATGGACGATAACATTGTTGGATTGGATGATGGCATCAAGAAATTGGTCACAGTTCTTCTCGATGAGCAAAGTGAATGTAGGGTTGTCTCCATATGCGGAATGGGTGGTCTGGGCAAGACCACTCTTGCCAAGAAAATATATCACCACAGCCAAGTTGTTGGTCATTTCAAGCACTTGGTTTGGGTATATGTTTCTCAACACtgtcaaaaaagaaaagtttgggAAGATATTCTATCTGATCTTCTCATCTTAAGTGAAGAAGACACTAAGATGAAGGTTGAAAAATTAGCAGAGAAGTTGTCTAGTTTCTTTGAGGAAAACAAATGTTTGGTGATACTCGATGATGTTTGGAACACCGAGGCTTGGGATAGCTTAAAACCAGCATTTTCAGCGAGGGAGACGAGAAGCAAGATCTTAGTCACCTCTCGGAACAAGGAGATAGTTTCACATGCCGACAAAAATGGTTTCCTATATGAGGTGCAGTGCCTAAACTACGAACAGAGCTGGGAACTATTCCAAAAGATTGCATTTCCCCCATCAAATTCTACAggtaatatatatgtttattgatTTCATAATTGTGAAATTTTTCAATCTTAatatatctatttaatttttcgcttCTTTTAACTCTTAAACTTGTATCGTTTGTCAAATTATCCcaaatggatgaaaaagttaacatctgttaactttgttgacgcAACATCCACATTGCACACGTGACATCCATGTATATGCCACTTCAACAAAGTTAAGAGatgttaactttttcatccattttcggGCTATTTGACAAACAACTCAAAGACTAAAAGaggcaaaaaattaaataaatggctaaataagtcattatgccttCTAAATTTGTTTCCGAATTTATGTCTTGCCTCCAAAAGTTTTCCAaagtttcttaattttatttattgtatgaattttgtaaatttttatgataaatttgataatattaatttgtagtttattttggtaaatttattcCAACtagtatctaaatattaatttaatgaaaataaaattaaataatcataatatCTAAtacaaattgataaattaatttattttgatttttttctaaatgttATTTTGGTGGCAAGATTAtcccaaatttgaaaatatcacAATCTTATTTATCAACATTTCTAGTTTCCTTgctttttgcatattttatgttataaatctGTAATTTATATGAAAGTATGAATTTGGAGAAACTTTTGAACTGATCAAAGtaccctttatttttctttatcatattattaaaataactttaaaaataattaaatttaatttagaatcattagttaaaaaattgtgctaatttaaaataaagttactACTTGAATAAACTCTAAGCATAAAGTATCTctataatttgtatttataatctataatcttataaaagttgaaagaaaaactTTTGCAATGACCttctatttttatcaaattactaaattaaaattttaaaaaagttgaagTAAACCAGAAGTTAacataattatacatttaaaataattataatttaatttttaattaaaaatattgtactaattttaaaatagagttattacttgaatgcaactttaagcataaaatataggaaaaagttgtctaattatttttatgtaaaaagaagttgtgttaattttattgatttaaaatagaattattatttaattaaatttagagttaattatattaattaattattgttttgaaTAATGTTTTTATGCATTGATTACAtaaagtaaaactatattatatgttgaatatgttaaaatattttgatgatttgaaaattttatattgtaattttgaatcgataaattaatatattttaatgatattcaataatttaaataaaattttacattaattactaaacttaaaataaaatattttaaaattttgattaaatgttaaatgtgtAAATCACATATAACGCATATAGTAATAGAAACtagtataataaaaattctaaacttttagagtaattattgcattttcatgaagttgattaaattttgatatttttgaagaaataaaatattgtaaaactagttgtttcaattatagAGATTTACTAATTAACTTTCATTAATATCAAAATCTTGATTCATTTAAGAAATACATAATCACTCATAACAGATTTgtagtaaattttcttttctcaatttagattaaatgattataacttaatttagatttattaattaaaaattgttaattttaaaataaagttaccactaagtataaaatatctttaatgtatttataatcTGTAACCTATCTATAGTTCATATAAAATCACGATTTATGATTGCTCCTCGTGATAGTTTTAGTTGATCTACTTTCTAATTtctcttattaaaataaatccttaaaatatagtacaataaaaatttctaaaaacaatttatttgtttttaataacttctaaaattgttaaattagtgGTAATATTGTAGTTAATTACTGAAATGTAATGTTGTGGGTAACTTGCATCTTGCCCCACTAATTCTTTGAAATTGTTTAGGACGTCAATGTTGCGGTTAATTACTAAACTGTAGTCTATTTATGAAACCTTGTTTTTGAAACCTTGTTTTGGTATTATACAGGTTACAAAATTGATGCGAAAATGAAAGATTTAGGAGAGGACATGGTTAAACACTGTACAGGGCTTCCATTAGCCATCAATATATTGGGAGGAATTTTGGCTACAAAGTATCCTTCATTAACTGAATGGCTGAAGGTATCTGCAAATGTGAAATCATATTTGAAGAATGATCAAGGTGAAGTACTAAGAAATGTGTTGGCATTAAGTTATGATGATTTGCCTCCCTATTTAAGACCATGTTTTCTTTACTTAAGTCACTTTCCAGAAGATTATGAGATACCTGTGGATAGATTGATTCAGTTATGGGTTGCCGAAGGTATTGTTTCATCAAACCAAGAAGAAGGAGATGACGGGCAAATAGCGGAAGATGTGGCTGAAGGTTATTTAATGGAGCTTGCAGAAAGATGTATGATTCAAGTACAAGAAAGAGACATTGCAACCTTAAAGATGAGAAGTTTTCAGATGCATGATCTAATGAGAGATGTTTGCTTGTCCAAggcaaaacaacaaaaaatccTCTATATTGCCGATCAGTCAAATGCATGCCAGTTATCCACAATTGGGAGGGTTCGCAGAGTTTCTGTACACAAATATTTTTCGATCCAGTGCATTAAAAGTCCACGGCTTCGATCACTTTTGTTCTTTGATAAGTTTCTTCCGAACGGGGAACAAGATAAGATTTTGAAATCCATTTGTTTGGAAAGGTACTTCGACAACCACGAAGATGAAGTTTGCAATCCACTTGTTTTGTTTGGGATACTTTTAGGTCTTAGTGTGTATGTTACTAAACTTAAGGGAATTTGGAAATATatgttcaataattttaattttcttagagTCTTAGATTACGAAAGGGGAGGAGCTGCAGGATGCAAGTTACCCAATGACATTGGTAAACTCATCCATTTAAGATTCTTGAGATTAAGGGGTCTTGACTTCTTGAATTCATCATTGCCATCATCTCTAAGCAACTTAAGGTGCTTGCAAACATTGGATTTAAGAATCAAAACCCtttcgttttttaaaattattcatgtaCCTAACGTGTTATGGAGGATGCAGCAACTAAGACATCTATATCTCCCCAAGCATTGTAGTCCTAAAACAAGGTTGAAGTTGGGTACTCTAAGAAACCTCCAAACACTTGTCAACTTTAACACCAGGAATTGTTATCTAAAAGATCTTATCAACATGACAAATATTAGAGAGTTGGAGATTCGGGGGCCTTTCATTATTGAAGATTTTAACACGGAGGAGTTGGACAAGAATCCACCTATCATCCAAAGTAAATATCTTCATTTCCTGTCTGTCATCAATAATAAAGGAAGGATAGATCCAAGACATTTGGCGCATCTCCTTTTGAGTTGCGAAAACATTTCTAAGTTGAGCTTAGATGTGGAGATAAGAAGGTTACCAGAGTTCCACTACTTGTCTTCAAATCTCGCTTACATAAAGTTGAGAAGGTGTGAGCTTGAGGAAGACCCAATGCCAACACTTGAGAAACTGCCTTACTTAAGGATGCTTGAATTACATGAAGAGGCTTTCATAGGAAAGGAAATGCTTTGTTGTGGACAAGCTTTTGCTAAACTTGAGTCTCTAAGCCTTAAGGAGCTTAACAATCTAGAGGAGTGGAAGGTGGGTGAAGGAGCCATGCCTTCTCTTCAGCGATTGGAGATACAAAAATGCAGACAGCTAAAAATGCTTCCAGATGGACTGAGGTTCATTGCAAACCTCCAAGAACTGAAGATTGAATCAATGCCAAAGACATTCAAAGATAAAGGGGAGGAAGGGGGAGAAGATTTCTGCAAAGTCCGACATGTTCCTTCTATCATATTCCAAGATTGCGAGTGATAGTAATCATGATTAATGCCAGGTAATTCATAATCTTTGTTTTAGGAAATACTTAAcccttttgtttatatataaaaatccaCAACTATTCTGCATGTTTAGATTCTTTCTCAAGCAGATAATAATTTTGTTGGTGTTTAAACATGAAAACTAAGGAGAATTGAAGCAAAGAACGGATGCAAAGAGAATTAAACAAGAACTTGACTGAAAAAATTCATCTATCTTTCATCtccattaagttaaaatataagttacaaGGCAGTCACCTAATACACAACTGCTCCCACTAATAACATGACAAAAACAAAGCTTGAATTACACACAAAATGTAGCTGACATATCAATTATTACATCACATTGGAAATCAAACAAATCAGCAACTAATCTTACTAACTTTAAAGACAAATTACAAAAGAACTAAAGCTAGTTACATAGGAACAAAATGTTGCTGCTGCACTGGTTCAGCTTCAATGCTGGTCTGTTGTTGCATTGCAGGCCAAAGATCATCAAATTAGACAAGATCGTAGTTTCAGTTCTTATCGTCCTCTGTGTAATAGGCCCAAATGGCCCAGGCCCTACAAATAATAAACCAAACCCCAAAACAACCCTGGcccaaagcaaaataaaaaaagaacccTAGCCCTAAGGAGCGCCGCAGCAAGCCTTCAGGCGCGCCCAACAGCCCCGCGTCGCGCCTAACGCCCAGTCGCCGCACAACTCGGAGATCGACCCCTCTCCACGCACGTCACCTGCAAAAACACGGACTTAGAGAGTCCCAGAGAGAAGAAACAGCAAAAACaacatttagattattttattttctttattttcggcCTATAAAAGGCCTATCGAAATCTGTAAAAAGGACGGATGGTATGAACGGAGAAATATGcagaaaaattgaaagaaatacggattaaacttgtttttcaaaggtgatttttgccttttattttatagcgtttattttattttttttcgaaattcttcttgtttttttcttttattttcatcattatttttgtttaaaatagcaaagaaaaaggagagatCTTACCCTTTTCGCCGAAGACGCCGGACCGTCGCCATGTCCGTTGCGATCGGAGCGCCGGCATGGGCCGAGGGGTGGCGCGAGGATGCTAGGGAATTAAACCTAGCAGAGCACCACTGtcttctttatatatatatatatatatatttttcattcggTTTCAAATGACTTTTGAAgggaaaaattttgttttaaataacgttcaaaacggcgccgtttcgtCCAGGCCCTGACCTGCGcgatgacccgacccgaaggggaggatccgcgcgctCTGACGTCACATGGTCTATTTGCACGAATGGTCCTCGCTGGCTGCGACGCGCTTCAGTCaaatccttttgtttttttaaaaaatttaggccgcatatttctttttgtttcaattgGGTCCCTCCCTGCGCAGCGCATTGGAAGGATGGGATAAtatcccttttggtcctccatgGTTACCCTCGCGTTCGAGTGGgtccccttttttttaaatttttattttaaatttgcccTATTGCTTtgtttttaactcaatttaatcctttttttttccataattatgctatgtcattttttattttatcctatttattgatattattattattattattattattattattattattattattattattattattattattattattattattatatacacctatttttatatgtaatatatacatgtatattttatttttatatgtatataattttaagcCTTTATAAATGCGTGCATGAATTTACACATAcgttttttctattttcttagctcttatatactttatattatatgcatatttatatttctttttaattttgtaaatatatatattcatatacatatgcctttgtttttttttccttttattttattttgaatacatgtttttgtgtttgttttataGGATATATTTTATTCCTTCTATTTGCatgtatacttgtatatgtgttagatgtatgtgtacatatatttgtaactttattgttatattgtatttgtatatttatatttgcaaatatttattcttataTGTCAGTAAATTAAAGGATCTGTATCATATTGTgtattaactttttaacatacccttttgaaaaatatttttggttttaaccattcatcaaagttattttcttgatttaaaggttttttttgaataaaagcatttttggaagtttgggattttcaagggaaattgagccctaaagTATTGGGTTCTGGTTTTCTTTGTCAATCCTAAATGACcgagaatatttttattcaaaatgcataaaaatcatttttggaaacttaacttgttgtgccctaacgtattgggtgtggcatgttactttctcgaatGAAGATTTTcagataaaataaaagtgatattcaagtttggggaattatgaggaattgtaccctaacgtattgggactcgatttctgtacatgacttgaacaattggatatccttttgcaaatttcatcattcaagcttattttaaaatctttttaactttcgacacaaaagacatcaaataatcaatttggtaccgattttgggcgttacgagggtgctaacccttcctcgtatgtgaatcgactcgaacttgttttcaaaattcgcagaccaaaatagtttttaaggtgggccggtcacaccttaataaaggatcggtggcgactccaattttattttaaaaaaggtcgacaaccaaaatttttgttttcaaaaaaacggtttcgacagcttggcgacttcGCTGGGGACtttgagagtcgagccataaattgattatatttgtctttgtgccgaaaatcaaaagttttaaaaaattcatgagttccCTTCGCATTTATCGTTTTCTTCATCTTGGTATGTTGGTAAccttgcatttgcattttgcattttaccctttaagtgggagcgagaaactagtccttcgtgaggttttcatgttcgtgcagggtagtggaccgtttccgggatacatccgtacctatgtcttcgtgagattttcatctccgtgcagccatagggaaatgtgtccccctgaaccgaactcgatccacatgagcctataatgggtgaggatcgaggaatctgctggtttgggtacccttactctagaaactaacCCTCATATAGTGGGCTTTAGGAACTTGGCCTAGGTAGAACTATCCCAAAACCCTAGGGGATTCCTGTTTAGGTGTTTCTTgctattttatgtttgtttatatctttatatgtgatactgacttgggtttcttttgttttatttgcatGACATCATGATAGCATAACATTTCATCCTGAAAGGGCGTTAGTTTATATTCGGTTGCTAGacagaaagcttatcatggaaaaagggtttcttaaTAAGGTGGAAGATAATGCGGCTGTCCAAACTTGGTCTGAGACAACACAGCATgagaaaggtgatagtttggccgAAGGATATGTGTCAGAGTTGTGGGACTTCACTCGTGTTAGCGTGACTCAGAATAACCTACAGGAACTAAAGGAAATCTGGGACCGGTGGAATGATGAGATTAAGCAGCTCTTCTATTTTAGCTATGGTGACTTACCTTACTTGCTCGACTTAAAGGTAGATAAGCACTTGTTTCGTGCTTTGGCCCAATTTTGGAATCCTGCCTATAGTTGCTTTACCTTTGGAAAAGTTGATTTAGTGCCTACGGTGGAGGAATATACGGCGTTGCTACGTTGTTCAAAAATTTAACTGGACAAAGCCTATTCAAGAGCTGCTAATGTTCCAAcctttttgaagaaattgatgaatattacggggatgagtgagcaatgggtcACAGCACGAATCAAACAAAAGGGAGATAGTAAGTGTATTCCTTGGAGGAACCTGAAAAACTTAATTCTAGCGCACTCGGATACGAGGAAGAGGGTTGATGTCTTTGCTTTGGGTATTTGTGGTTTGGTTGTCTTTCCTAAAGCTTTGGGACATATTGATGAAGCAGTCACTGACCTTTTTGACCGTCTTGACAAGGGGGTTACACCAGTTCCAGCAATTCTGGCAGAAACCTTTAGATCTCTGAATGAATGTCGAAGAGTAGGTGAGGGTAGATTCATTGGATGCACGCAGCTCCTTTTAGCATGGTTttacagtcacttttggaaggtggataaggtTTCCTATCAggttttttctgaaaattatttGCCCTTGAAGAAAATAGTGGCATTACCCAGGCAGGATGGTATCTCAGAGGAaaaatggatggcaattcttcagAATCTTCAAGAGGGGGATATTgaatggagagctccttggATGCT
This genomic window contains:
- the LOC105761295 gene encoding putative disease resistance protein At1g50180; translated protein: MDFSAVSSALKTIDKLTREVTSLWGVDEQVEGLESELRWMQSFLKVADARKVDNELIRTCVVEIRELAYDAEDVIETFSLKVVSKRKGEFSNCIKRSACFLKEGCLLHKIKSEIEKITARIKELTRQLKTYDVSKLGVDGEEPSSSTERREARRPYPHVMDDNIVGLDDGIKKLVTVLLDEQSECRVVSICGMGGLGKTTLAKKIYHHSQVVGHFKHLVWVYVSQHCQKRKVWEDILSDLLILSEEDTKMKVEKLAEKLSSFFEENKCLVILDDVWNTEAWDSLKPAFSARETRSKILVTSRNKEIVSHADKNGFLYEVQCLNYEQSWELFQKIAFPPSNSTGNIYVY
- the LOC128034572 gene encoding probable disease resistance protein At1g58390 gives rise to the protein MKDLGEDMVKHCTGLPLAINILGGILATKYPSLTEWLKVSANVKSYLKNDQGEVLRNVLALSYDDLPPYLRPCFLYLSHFPEDYEIPVDRLIQLWVAEGIVSSNQEEGDDGQIAEDVAEGYLMELAERCMIQVQERDIATLKMRSFQMHDLMRDVCLSKAKQQKILYIADQSNACQLSTIGRVRRVSVHKYFSIQCIKSPRLRSLLFFDKFLPNGEQDKILKSICLERS